The Fimbriimonadia bacterium genomic sequence CATGAAGTCGCTGGGCCTACTCGTCGGCGCGAACTGGTAGGCGCTGCGCCTACTCGCGCGGCTCTTTGGGGTTGGAGGCACCACGAAGCAGGCGTGTGATGGCGTCCGGAGGGGTCGGCACGGATCGAAGCTTGGCCCGCATCTCCCGCAGCAGGGTCTGCTCGAACCGATACTCGCTCGCGCAGGCGCCACAAGCCTTGAGATGCATCTCTACGAGCGCGACTTCCGCGGCGGGCAGCTCGCGGTCCACGTAGTCCTTCATGCGGCGGAACGTCTCTTCGCAAGTGAAGAAGGTGGTGTCGCTCATGCGAGATTCCTCGTCGCGGGTTCCTGAATCGCACCGGACTCGACCGCCACGCGCCACAGAGTCCGCTGCAGCATGTTGCGCCCGCGGTGCAGCCGACTGCGCGCGACGCTCGGCGTGACGCCGAGGATGGCCGCCAGCTCCACGTACCGCAGGTCTTCGTAGAGGAACAGTGCGCAAAGCACACGGTAGTCATCCGGCAGAGCCTCGACCGCCGCCGCAATCTGCTCGGGCCGGAGCTTGGACAGAAGGACCGCTGCCGGATCCCTGGACTGCGAGTGCATGCCCAGGCGCTGCGTTTCGTGATAGAGGAATAGCTCGGTCGCTTCCTCGGCTTCCGGCTGTTTGGCCTCGCGCAGCCTTCGAGCGCGTGACTTCGTGAAGGCCTCGACTAGAAGGCGGTAGAACCAAAGGCCGAACGCTGGTCCCGGCGCATCTTTCGGGTAGCGGCGGACAGCCTCGGCGATGGTCTCGCTGAGGAGGAGCTCCGCTTCCGCTGTGCCTCGCGCCATCCGCAGGGCAACCCCATAGGCACGGTCCAATATTGCCGTCAGCAGCCTCTCGAAATCGCTGTCGGCTATGACGTGCATAGGCATACGCCGTAGTTTATGACATTTAAATGAGGATTCCTTGTGCAAAGCTGCACGTTTTCGCCCCTCTCGGGCCCTAAATCAGGGCTACAGCCCGGATGAAAGCCTCGATTTTGCGATGATCTTTCAAGCCAGGTTCGCTCTCGACGCCGGAGGACACATCCACCGCGTAAGGCCGCACGACGTACGCGGCCTCTGCTACGTTCTCCGGCGTCAGACCTCCTGCCAAGATGACGGGCACCGGACTAAGCTCTCGAACCTGTGCAGCGAGCGACCAATCCACGGGTTGCCCCGTTCCGCCCATCTGCTCCGGATGAAAAGCATCCAGCACCAACGCGGCGGCGTGGCGAGCGGCTTCAGCGATTCGGGCTAGGTCGGCCTCCGATTGCAACCTCAGCGTGCGCAACAGCGGCTTGGCCGACTCGCCCTCGACGGCCTGCGTTGCCGAGACCGCCTCTTCCCAGTCGCCGCGCCCGGCTCCCCGAATCCCGTAGACTGCGACGGTGGATACGAATGGCGGAAGGCTCGCGATCGCCTGCAGCAGATCGCCTCGTTCCCCGACATAGCGAGGGCTCGACGGCTCTAGCACGAACCCCAACGCGTGCGCGCCCATCTCGATCGCTGCCAGAGCATCTTCGATCCGCGTGATACCGCAGATCTTTACGCGGGTCATCGGCCCAACAGTTTCCTGGTGGCGGCTTCCACGTCGGGCTGTCGCATCAGCGACTCGCCGACCAGTATGGCCGACACACCGGACCGAGACAGTCGCCGTAGGTCCTCGTGCGTCTCGATCCCGCTCTCCGCGACGATAAGTGCATCACGAGGTGCCACTCCGGCTAGCCGCTCGGTCACTGCCAAGTCGGTATGGAACGTGTCGAGGTCGCGATTGTTGATGCCCAGCATGTCGAACCGGCAGCCCTCGACAAGCCGGAGATCCTCCGCGTCGTGCACCTCGACGAGAGTGTCGAGGTCGTACTCGATAGCCGTCCAGATGAGGTCCGCGAGCGCGTCGGGGTCGTTGCGAAAGGCCCGCGCGATCAGAAGGATCGCATCCGCTCCCGCCACCACGGCCTCATAGATTTGATACGGCTCGAGGATGAAGTCCTTGCACAGAACCGGTAGGGACACTGCTTCCTTCACGCGTGTCAGGTACTCGAGCCGCCCCTGAAAGTACCGCTCATCGGTCAGCACGCTGATGCACGAGGCGCCTCCTCGCTCATAGGCCTCGGCAATCCGTTCGGGGTCGAAGTCCTCCCGGATGACCCCTTTCGAGGGCGATGCCTTCTTCACCTCTGCGATCAACGCTGGTTTCGAGGGATGATCGGCTATTGCTTTGGCAAAGCCTCGCGGACGGGGTGCATCCTCAGCGCGCAGGATCATATCTGCGACCGGCACGAGCAGCTTTCGCGTGATGACTTCCTGCCGCTTGTTTTCCAGGATCTGCTCAAGAATGCTCATTGGTGAAACGGATGTACTCCTCTAGCTTCCGCGCCGCCGCCCCCGATGCCACCGAATCCCTCGCCCTCTCGACACCCGTGCGCACATCGCTTTCACCCGCAGCCCACAGTGCCGCGCCCGCCGTGGCGACGGCTGCTTCAGAGAGGGGGCTTGTAACTTCGCTGATGGCTTCGGTAAGAAGCTTCGCGTTGGTCGCCACACCGTCACCGGCCGCGATCTCCTCGGGCCGCACGCGTCGCAACCCCAGGTCCTCCGGCTGCCACTCTCCGTGACGAACGTTGTTCCCCTCAATAACCGCGTAGCGGGTCGTACCCACCACCGACACCTCGTCCATGCCCGGCTCCCCATGGAACACCACGGCCCGGTCCACCCCGAGGTAGGCCAGCGCGTCGGCCACGAGCCCAACCAGAGACGGGTCGTACACTCCCATCACCTGCCGTCTGGCTCCTGCAGGATTGGTGAGAGGGCCCAAGATGTTGAACACCGTCCGCAGGCGGAGTTCCCGCCGAACCGGTGTTGCGTGCCGCATCGCCGGATGGTGGTTCGGTGCGAACAGAAACGCGATGCCGATGCTCTCGAGCGCCTCGACCTCGCGCTCCACGCTAAGGTCGAGCTTTGCACCCAGCGCCTCCAGCACATCGGCGCTGCCGCAAGCGCTCGTGATGGCCCGATTGCCGTGTTTGGCGATCGCCACGCCCGTCCCCGCAGCGATGAACGCTGCGGCAGTGGAGATGTTGAACGTTTTGAACCCATCGCCACCCGTGCCACACGTATCCACCAGTGGCTGGCGAGTGGTTCTCACCGGCATGACCTTGTCGCGCATTGCCTGCGCGAAGCCGGCGACTTCCTCGCCCGTTTCGCCCTTCATGCGCAAGGCGACTAAGAAGCCAGCGATCTGCGTCGGTGGCGCCTCGCCGTCCATGATCACACCCATCGCGGCGCGCGCCTCCTCGACACTGAGCGATTGCCCGTCCACCACGGCTTGCAGATAAGGCTCCAGCGACTGCATGCGCGCCATTATACAGCCGTGCACGACCCGCGGGTACAACCGGACTATGGTAGTTTGCCCTCTGAACCTGGACGAACTTCGAACGGGTGCGGAGATCCTCGGGTTCCCCCTCGATGGAGTGGCAGTCGAACGATTCGAGCTACTCGCCGCACGCCTCTACGAGGCGAATGCGGTGCAGAACCTCACCCGGGTACCGCCAGGGGAGTTCGTGGAACGCCATGCATTGGAGTCGCTCCACCCCCTTTGGGCTCTGGGTGGTAAGGCCGAGGGGCCGGTGGTGGACGTCGGGTGCGGCGCGGGGTTTCCAGGCCTTCCCGTGAAGATCGTCCGGCCCGGTCTCGACATCACACTTAACGATTCCCACGGCAAGGCGTTGGTGTTCGTCCAGCGCGTGGTAGAGGAGATGGGTTTGGAGGGGGTCACGGTGCTGAACGCGAGGGCCGAAGAGGCTGCGCACGATCCGACGCATCGTGAGCGCTACGGCCTCGCACTGTGCCGGGCCGTGGGTAGGGTGACTGTCTCCGCCGAGCTGCTCGCAGGCTTCGTGCGGATCGGCGGCTACGCAGTACCGCACCGCACCGCCCACGACGAGCCGATGCCTGCCGAGGCGCTGGCGTCGCTCGGGTTGGAGCAAGAGGATGTGCGCTCGCGCGGGACGCTGTGCTACCCGCTGTGGCGCAAGAAGAGGCCGACCCCCTCCGACCGGCCCCTTCCGTGGCATCGTATCAAACGCCTCGGTCAGTAGCTAACAAGCTACCGCATCTCGAAGTCCCCAAGCAGCGTCTGGATGTAGTTGATCTGGCCGATGTGATACACCGTGTTCCAGTAGTGCCACAACATCACGTGTGCCAGCTTGATCGTCTCTCCTGGTGCAAACGGGTGCGGGATGCCGGTGCTCAGGTGCTCGTCAGGGAAGTTGCGGATTGTCTCGATCAGCTTGGCGGTGTTCGTGCGGCACACTTCTTCGCATTTTTCCAGAGTGTCCCACTGGCGCCGCGCAACCCTCATCTCTTCGTACTTGGCCGGGTCGAACTCCTGCACTTGGCGAGTTTCGAGGATCGACTGAAACCATGTCGGTGCCTGTGCACACTCTTGCAACTGGTCGAGACAGCTTCGCCCGTTGTCCAACGGCTTCCATTCGAGCTTATCTGCGGGTACGTAACGAGCGGTGTCGAAGAGCGACTTCACGGCTTGCTCGGTCTCTGCCGCGACGAAATCTTGGATTCTCATAAGTGCATTCTGCCCGCGTTCGAGTCCGCTGCGCAACGTTGGGACCAGACCTACGTAGGAATTACCTAGACAGCCGCCTATGGTGAACGCCCCGTGGGCTCGCAGGTCACGGAGTCGCAAGAGGCGCTCTGAATAGCAACAGCTCCTCTGCACCTGGCGGCATCACCACCAACGGGAAGAACGATAGCGCCTCCGTCCCGATGTCGCCGAGCCACAAGTCGATTGCGGTCTGGTTATAGTCACGACCGGGCTTGTAGTCCGTGACCGCCACGAACTCCTCGGGGAGCAAAACGGGGCCTATCTCCAGCGGCATTCTTTCGACGTGAAAGCCTTTGCAGTCCCACCCCGCTACCCAGTAGTCAGGATCGGGTGCCTCGAGTTCGCGCTCCGGAAACCCAGCACGCAGGTAGGCGTCGTAATACACCGCCGTATTCGTTCGTCCGGTGTCAAGGAGCCAACGCCCCGGAAGTCCCGAAAGCCTGCCTCGAACGAAGGGCTCGGGGCCATGTTCGACGGCGACGCGAAAAACGCCCTCTCTTGCAGCTCGCGCAAGGCCAATGACAGAACGCAGCGAGCGTGCTAGCTGCAGTCGCCACCCATCGAATTCCATCACACAAGTGAACTGTGCCAGAACGGGCAATCCTATCCAGCCCGCGATCTCCGAGTTCGACCAGCCGGCCGACATCTTGTGCGCGTCCACTTCGCGATCCTGCAACGCCAGCGTCTCGCCTGCGATGGAAAGGTAGTTGGGTGCGCTCGTTAGCCGGATCGTTTGCGCCATCGGATCGTTCTGCCTCGCCTCGTCCGGGCGGTAACCGAAGTTGTCCCTCGCGAAGCTCTCGGTGAGCAGCACGTCGGTAGGGCAGCCCGTGTCGGCAATCATGACCGCCCGAACGCCGTCCAACTCGACGTCCAGAAAGAAGAAGTCTCCGTATTCCTCGCGCAGCCTCTCGTACATTCGCCCGGCGGTATACTCCCGGCGACTTCTTACCTGATATCGGGGAGGCGACGTTGTCCAAGGCGCAGATCGGGGTGTTCGGTGGATCCGGCTTCTACTCGCTGTTGGAGGATGTGCAGGAAGCCAAGATTGACACTCCTTACGGACCCCCTAGCGACAGTGTCATGCTGGCGGAGGTAGGCGGCAAGCGGGTGGCGTTCCTTCCTCGTCACGGTCGGCACCACAGCATTCCCCCGCACCGGATCAACTATCGGGCCAACCTGTGGGCGATGAAGTCGCTGGGTGTAACCCGCATCATCAGTCCCTGTGCAGCAGGCAGTCTACAGCCGAATGTCAAGCCAGGCGAGTTCGTGCTATGTGACCAGTTCGTAGACCGCACGTCTGGTCGCGCTGACACCTTTTTCGACGGCCCTATCACCACCCATGTCAGCCCCGCAGACACCTATTGTCCGGAGATGCGCTCACTGGCAACGGAGGTGATTCGATCTCATGGCATCGGGCTGCACGAGCAGGGAACGGTGGTAGTGATTCAGGGTCCGCGTTTCAGCACGAAGGCCGAGAGCCGGTGGTTCTCCGCCGCCGGGTGGGAAGTGATCAACATGACCCAGTACCCCGAGGCATACCTGGCTCGAGAGCTGGGTATGTGTGTGCTAAACATCTCGCTCATCACCGATTACGATTGCGGCTTGCACGAGGCGGGCATCGAACCTGTGACTGCAGAAGAGGTGGTTCGTGTATTCAATGAGAACTCGGCGCGGATCAAGCAAGTGGTATTGGACTTGATCGGTCGAATCCCGCCAGAGAGAGCGGCATGCGCCTGTGCCAAGGTGCATGCCTTCAGTCGTGGCGACGGTGCATCGGCTTCAGACGCAGACGTACGACTAGTGTGAGACCATGCGCATCGAGCCGATTCCCGAGTGGATTGACGAAGCGCGTTTCGGTCTCGTGCTGACAGTGACATGCGCACTGTGGACGGGAGTGCTCTCCACCCTCGCCGTTTCCCCTGTGCGCAGACGTCTCCTACGCCTAGCAGTTTTGGGTCCCATCTGCTATCTGACTTGGCGGGCCTACCTCGCTGCGCACCAGTGGTTGGATATCACCTCGGTGGCGGGTGTGCTGACGCTTGTCGCTGGGGCTCTTCTCCTCGGCGTGGCCGTCAGCTACTTCCTTTTCGACCGCCACTCCTTTTCCTCCGCAGTTCCTCGAGACCACGAGTAGAGCACCCGAATCCTCGCCCAGCGATCTCACTTCCGAGCGGAGTAGGACTGCCGCGTCAGAATCTGCGGTTCGAGGATGCGGGACGAACAGTTCCCCCTGCAGACTCTGCGGAACGGCAGAATCTCGAGCGGGGGGCAATCCCGATCGTCCGGTGGGCGCCCGGCGCCATTGACAATCCACCCGCACTTCGGGTAGGCCATACACGAGCGCCCTCGTAGCTCAGCGGATAGAGCGCCGGCCTCCGGAGCCGGGTGCGTGGGTTCGATTCCCGCCGAGGGCGCCAGCCTCGCGTCATTCCGACGTCCCGCCGGTCGAGCCTCGTTACTCTTGTTCCAGCCTGGCAACCAGGTCGGCGAGCAACCCGCTGGCGCCGATGCGGAACCGGTCGGGTGTCAGCCACTCCGAACCGAGTTCGTACCGCACCAACTCGAGCC encodes the following:
- a CDS encoding zf-HC2 domain-containing protein, with amino-acid sequence MSDTTFFTCEETFRRMKDYVDRELPAAEVALVEMHLKACGACASEYRFEQTLLREMRAKLRSVPTPPDAITRLLRGASNPKEPRE
- the trpC gene encoding indole-3-glycerol phosphate synthase TrpC, with the protein product MSILEQILENKRQEVITRKLLVPVADMILRAEDAPRPRGFAKAIADHPSKPALIAEVKKASPSKGVIREDFDPERIAEAYERGGASCISVLTDERYFQGRLEYLTRVKEAVSLPVLCKDFILEPYQIYEAVVAGADAILLIARAFRNDPDALADLIWTAIEYDLDTLVEVHDAEDLRLVEGCRFDMLGINNRDLDTFHTDLAVTERLAGVAPRDALIVAESGIETHEDLRRLSRSGVSAILVGESLMRQPDVEAATRKLLGR
- a CDS encoding S-methyl-5'-thioadenosine phosphorylase translates to MSKAQIGVFGGSGFYSLLEDVQEAKIDTPYGPPSDSVMLAEVGGKRVAFLPRHGRHHSIPPHRINYRANLWAMKSLGVTRIISPCAAGSLQPNVKPGEFVLCDQFVDRTSGRADTFFDGPITTHVSPADTYCPEMRSLATEVIRSHGIGLHEQGTVVVIQGPRFSTKAESRWFSAAGWEVINMTQYPEAYLARELGMCVLNISLITDYDCGLHEAGIEPVTAEEVVRVFNENSARIKQVVLDLIGRIPPERAACACAKVHAFSRGDGASASDADVRLV
- a CDS encoding 16S rRNA (guanine(527)-N(7))-methyltransferase RsmG, translated to MVVCPLNLDELRTGAEILGFPLDGVAVERFELLAARLYEANAVQNLTRVPPGEFVERHALESLHPLWALGGKAEGPVVDVGCGAGFPGLPVKIVRPGLDITLNDSHGKALVFVQRVVEEMGLEGVTVLNARAEEAAHDPTHRERYGLALCRAVGRVTVSAELLAGFVRIGGYAVPHRTAHDEPMPAEALASLGLEQEDVRSRGTLCYPLWRKKRPTPSDRPLPWHRIKRLGQ
- a CDS encoding sigma-70 family RNA polymerase sigma factor, giving the protein MHVIADSDFERLLTAILDRAYGVALRMARGTAEAELLLSETIAEAVRRYPKDAPGPAFGLWFYRLLVEAFTKSRARRLREAKQPEAEEATELFLYHETQRLGMHSQSRDPAAVLLSKLRPEQIAAAVEALPDDYRVLCALFLYEDLRYVELAAILGVTPSVARSRLHRGRNMLQRTLWRVAVESGAIQEPATRNLA
- the trpD gene encoding anthranilate phosphoribosyltransferase, producing MQSLEPYLQAVVDGQSLSVEEARAAMGVIMDGEAPPTQIAGFLVALRMKGETGEEVAGFAQAMRDKVMPVRTTRQPLVDTCGTGGDGFKTFNISTAAAFIAAGTGVAIAKHGNRAITSACGSADVLEALGAKLDLSVEREVEALESIGIAFLFAPNHHPAMRHATPVRRELRLRTVFNILGPLTNPAGARRQVMGVYDPSLVGLVADALAYLGVDRAVVFHGEPGMDEVSVVGTTRYAVIEGNNVRHGEWQPEDLGLRRVRPEEIAAGDGVATNAKLLTEAISEVTSPLSEAAVATAGAALWAAGESDVRTGVERARDSVASGAAARKLEEYIRFTNEHS
- a CDS encoding phosphoribosylanthranilate isomerase; translation: MTRVKICGITRIEDALAAIEMGAHALGFVLEPSSPRYVGERGDLLQAIASLPPFVSTVAVYGIRGAGRGDWEEAVSATQAVEGESAKPLLRTLRLQSEADLARIAEAARHAAALVLDAFHPEQMGGTGQPVDWSLAAQVRELSPVPVILAGGLTPENVAEAAYVVRPYAVDVSSGVESEPGLKDHRKIEAFIRAVALI